The genome window TATTAGAAGATACCATCGCCCGAATCCGGGAGAACAGTTGACGATATTTACATGCACCTGAACCATTCAGACAGTAAAATATATGTAGCCGGCCATCGTGGTCTGGTAGGTACTGCCATCACCCGTGCACTTCAAAACAAAGGCTATCATCAGGTGATTGGACGCAGCCGTGCTACATTAGACCTGACGAAGCAATCGCAGGTGTTTGCCTTTTTCGAGAAAGTCCGGCCAGAGTATGTGGTGATTGCTGCTGCCAAAGTCGGCGGGATTGTGGCGAATAGTACCTATCCGGCCACGTTCATCGGCGAAAACCTCGAAATCCAAAACAACCTCATCCGTGCTGCACACGAGACGGGCGTTCAGCGCTTGCTCTTTTTGGGTAGCTCCTGCATTTACCCCAAACTGGCCCCGCAGCCACTAAAAGAGGAATACCTGCTTACGGGGCCGCTTGAACCGACGAATGAATGGTATGCGGTTGCCAAAATAGCCGGAATTAAACTCTGTCAGGCCTATCACCAACAGTATGGCGACGATTTTATAAGCCTGATGCCTACTAATTTATATGGCCCTGGAGATAATTTTGACCTCCAGAACAGCCATGTCTTGCCCGCTCTGATCCGCAAATTCCACGAAGCCCGCAATAACCGTTCGCCTGTCACTCTTTGGGGAACGGGGACCGTCTTGCGCGAGTTTTTGCATAGCGAAGACTTGGGAAGGGCTTGTGTACAGGTATTGGAAACTCCGGTTGCTGATATCGAGCACATAGCACCTGAACGACTCCTGAACGTAGGGACCGGAACCGATCTTACCATTCGGGCGCTCGCGGAACTCGTCAACCGAATTGTGGGGGGTAATAGCGAAATGATATGGGATACCTCCAAACCCGATGGCACGCCCCGCAAATTATTAGATACTACAAAAATTCAACAATTAGGTTGGACGCCGCAAATTCCTCTGGAAGAAGGAATTCGGCAGGTCTATGATTGGTATAAACAACAAAACCATCTATGAGCAATCGAAAAACAGCCCTCATTACAGGCATTACGGGTCAAGACGGATCGTATCTGACAGAACTCCTACTAGGGAAAGGGTATGAGGTGCATGGCATCAAAAGACGGTCTAGCCTCTTCAACACCCAGCGGATAGACCACCTCTACGAAGATCCGCATACCGATACCGCTAACCTGTTTTTACACTATGGCGATCTGACCGATGCCACTAATCTGATCCGGATTGTACAGGAAGTACAACCCGATGAGATTTATAACCTTGCCGCCCAAAGCCATGTTCAGGTAAGTTTTGAAACACCAGAATACACCGCAAACTCGGATGCGATCGGAACTTTGCGGCTCTTGGAAGCCATTCGCATTTTGGGTCTTACCCATAAAACGCGCTTCTACCAGGCTTCTACCAGCGAACTCTATGGTAAAGTGCAGGAAACACCGCAAACCGAGCGCACGCCTTTCTATCCGCGTAGCCCTTATGCTGTTGCAAAATTATACGCCTATTGGATTACGGTGAACTATCGTGAAGCATACCAAATGTATGCCTGTAATGGTATTTTATTCAACCACGAAAGTCCGGTACGTGGTGAAACCTTTGTTACACGGAAAATCACCCGTGCCGCCGCACGTATCAAACTGGGCATTGAACAAAAGCTGTTTCTGGGGAATCTGGATGCCAAGCGCGACTGGGGACATGCCCGCGATTATGTGGAAGGCATGTGGCGAATATTGCAACACCACGAGCCGGAAGACTTTGTATTGGCCACTGGACAAACCCATACCGTCCGTTATTTCTGCGAACAAGCTTTTGCACACGCGGGTATGCCGCTGGTCTGGGAAGGCGAAGGGGTGGCCGAAAAAGGCCGAAATGTCCACACGGGAGAGGTGGTAATCGAGGTGGATCCACGTTATTTCCGGCCTACCGAGGTGGATTTACTCTTGGGAGATTACAGCAAGGCGAAGGAAAAATTGGGATGGCAACCAGTATCTTCTTTGGAGGATATGATTGCGGAAATGGTGGCTTCGGACTTGGACGCAAATCAAAAATGAGGTGGTAAATTAAGGGGAAACTAGAGGCTTTAACAACTGTTTTGCATCACTTCCCCCTACGCTTTTATAAGCGAATAAAAAACAAGTGTATAAGACATTTTGGATCGTTCTTGAAGAAGGTTTCCATCATCCATTATTGTAGGAGTTTGTTTGCTTTGGGTCTTTTGACAGCGGGCTGGAGCATATC of Bacteroidetes Order II. bacterium contains these proteins:
- a CDS encoding GDP-L-fucose synthase yields the protein MHLNHSDSKIYVAGHRGLVGTAITRALQNKGYHQVIGRSRATLDLTKQSQVFAFFEKVRPEYVVIAAAKVGGIVANSTYPATFIGENLEIQNNLIRAAHETGVQRLLFLGSSCIYPKLAPQPLKEEYLLTGPLEPTNEWYAVAKIAGIKLCQAYHQQYGDDFISLMPTNLYGPGDNFDLQNSHVLPALIRKFHEARNNRSPVTLWGTGTVLREFLHSEDLGRACVQVLETPVADIEHIAPERLLNVGTGTDLTIRALAELVNRIVGGNSEMIWDTSKPDGTPRKLLDTTKIQQLGWTPQIPLEEGIRQVYDWYKQQNHL
- the gmd gene encoding GDP-mannose 4,6-dehydratase, which produces MSNRKTALITGITGQDGSYLTELLLGKGYEVHGIKRRSSLFNTQRIDHLYEDPHTDTANLFLHYGDLTDATNLIRIVQEVQPDEIYNLAAQSHVQVSFETPEYTANSDAIGTLRLLEAIRILGLTHKTRFYQASTSELYGKVQETPQTERTPFYPRSPYAVAKLYAYWITVNYREAYQMYACNGILFNHESPVRGETFVTRKITRAAARIKLGIEQKLFLGNLDAKRDWGHARDYVEGMWRILQHHEPEDFVLATGQTHTVRYFCEQAFAHAGMPLVWEGEGVAEKGRNVHTGEVVIEVDPRYFRPTEVDLLLGDYSKAKEKLGWQPVSSLEDMIAEMVASDLDANQK